A genomic region of Pseudoxanthomonas suwonensis contains the following coding sequences:
- a CDS encoding DUF1622 domain-containing protein, whose amino-acid sequence MMREWLYLLSEPVIAAIDLMALLLIACATLHVFIRVVWLVLKGQWSDGHERRALWLGYARWLVAGLTFQLAADIVESSVAPSWEAIGQLGAVAVIRTFLNYFLERDLAEVRERELGSRHEAAR is encoded by the coding sequence ATGATGCGCGAATGGCTGTACCTGCTGAGCGAACCTGTGATCGCCGCCATCGACCTGATGGCGCTGCTGCTGATCGCCTGCGCGACGCTGCACGTGTTCATCCGCGTGGTATGGCTGGTGCTGAAGGGCCAGTGGTCCGACGGGCACGAGCGGCGGGCGCTGTGGCTGGGATATGCACGCTGGCTGGTCGCCGGCCTGACCTTCCAGCTGGCGGCCGACATCGTCGAATCGTCGGTGGCGCCTTCTTGGGAGGCGATCGGCCAGCTGGGTGCGGTCGCGGTGATCCGCACCTTCCTCAACTACTTCCTCGAGCGCGATCTGGCTGAAGTGAGGGAACGGGAACTCGGTTCTCGGCACGAAGCGGCACGGTGA